From Sphingomonas hengshuiensis, one genomic window encodes:
- a CDS encoding spike base protein, RCAP_Rcc01079 family gives MADSFANLADHISAPATRTVAVVPHDTNALTNIPKALYVGTGGNIAMRGVNGTIDQSWKNVPSGCILPFRAQYIRATGTTAADLLALY, from the coding sequence ATGGCAGATTCCTTCGCCAACCTGGCGGATCACATTTCCGCGCCTGCGACGCGCACCGTCGCGGTGGTGCCGCACGATACCAACGCGCTGACCAACATTCCCAAGGCGCTATATGTCGGCACCGGCGGCAACATCGCGATGCGCGGAGTGAATGGCACGATCGACCAGAGCTGGAAGAACGTGCCGAGCGGCTGCATCCTGCCGTTTCGCGCGCAATATATCCGCGCCACCGGCACCACCGCCGCCGACCTGCTGGCGCTGTACTGA
- a CDS encoding gene transfer agent family protein: MREGSANAARGEAELRIGGAVLVLRPSFQALVAAEGEVGPLFAMVERVAEGRLSLSEMVALFWHCVVELPDGMTRERFADAVASRGLAANMPALKMLIGQILAGR, translated from the coding sequence GTGAGGGAGGGGAGTGCGAATGCGGCACGGGGCGAAGCTGAGCTGCGGATTGGCGGTGCGGTACTGGTGCTGCGCCCGAGCTTTCAGGCGCTGGTCGCTGCCGAGGGCGAAGTGGGGCCGTTGTTCGCGATGGTCGAGCGCGTGGCCGAGGGGCGGCTGAGCCTGTCGGAGATGGTCGCGCTGTTCTGGCATTGTGTTGTCGAGCTGCCCGACGGGATGACCCGCGAACGCTTCGCCGATGCGGTGGCGTCGCGCGGGCTGGCGGCGAATATGCCGGCGCTGAAGATGCTGATCGGCCAGATATTGGCGGGGCGGTGA
- a CDS encoding DUF2460 domain-containing protein, producing MGWWLAEARGGQAAGTVSRFDPVYWTVNFPRPMMASVVTTAPDALRVDAVFYRQDDLAGLIWEAEDRHDHALLRYETRRDFRGCRLRFRWRSAGVVALDAVNGPVLTIEGRDAGGVARSWYVRLWNYALGSPEDALVAIDFAALDAGYLLPGEADPVFAGDVDRMFVSLVPEGYTGADAALAAPVEGWAEMSGIVCEGPGAVLSIGDVVVPEHGLRIASGYDDSYNLTPARLLRNLLQLGYRGDILHYVGMSHYFRLEAHSGGYYVGLAGGALNVACAAWHRDFAARAKALGLGVIWSLSYELFDAHCWGDWKQRAADGSPALTGWSPPSTLLSPAQGGAMAYLRAVAAAFVGIAVDAGLAVRFQIGEPWWWVMADGRLCIHDAAARVALGDSAEQNLRGVVETGVLDAAGALLAASTLALRDAVRGVAPGAEVLLLAYLPTVLDRAMPEARRANLPLGWARPAFDVLQLEDYDWAAAGDAAATARGIAAVEARLGYPAGAQHYLAGFVLRLEDRGQWRAIAGAAEAARRRGVAQTYVWALPQVLRDGFVHFDQEEDGMVAFDEVRFPIALGREAEVSTEVSTAIVTSAGGHEARNAEWAEARTRYDVGPGVRSEADIAALIAFFRARIGPARGFRLRDPFDWQGVDEVLGTGDGATSGFALVRQYGDSVRRITRPVVGSVQITVGGVATSGFTVGPGGMVTLDVPPAAGAVVTATFDFDMPVRFAEDRLDVSRATFLAGMAASVPLVEIRE from the coding sequence ATGGGCTGGTGGCTGGCGGAGGCGCGCGGCGGGCAGGCGGCGGGGACGGTGTCGCGCTTCGACCCCGTTTACTGGACCGTCAATTTCCCGCGTCCGATGATGGCGAGCGTCGTGACGACGGCGCCCGATGCGCTGCGCGTCGATGCGGTGTTTTACCGGCAGGACGATCTGGCGGGGCTGATCTGGGAGGCCGAGGACCGGCACGACCATGCGTTGTTGCGGTACGAGACGCGGCGCGATTTCCGGGGGTGCCGGTTGCGGTTTCGCTGGCGGTCGGCGGGGGTGGTGGCGCTGGACGCGGTCAACGGCCCGGTGCTGACGATCGAGGGGCGCGATGCCGGGGGCGTGGCGCGCTCCTGGTATGTGCGGCTGTGGAATTATGCGTTGGGCAGTCCCGAGGACGCGCTGGTCGCGATCGACTTTGCCGCGCTGGACGCCGGCTATCTGCTGCCGGGCGAGGCCGATCCGGTGTTCGCAGGCGATGTCGACCGGATGTTCGTGTCGCTGGTGCCGGAGGGGTACACGGGGGCCGATGCGGCGCTGGCGGCGCCGGTCGAGGGCTGGGCCGAGATGAGCGGCATTGTGTGCGAGGGGCCGGGGGCGGTGCTAAGCATTGGGGATGTCGTGGTGCCCGAGCATGGGCTGCGCATCGCGAGCGGCTATGACGACAGCTACAACCTGACGCCGGCGCGATTGCTGCGCAACCTGCTCCAGCTCGGCTATCGCGGGGACATCCTGCACTATGTCGGGATGAGCCATTATTTCCGGCTCGAGGCGCATTCGGGGGGCTATTATGTCGGGCTCGCCGGGGGGGCGCTGAACGTCGCGTGTGCGGCGTGGCATCGCGATTTCGCGGCGCGGGCGAAGGCGCTGGGGCTGGGGGTGATCTGGTCGCTGTCGTACGAGCTGTTCGACGCGCATTGCTGGGGCGACTGGAAGCAGCGGGCGGCGGACGGGAGCCCGGCGCTGACCGGGTGGAGCCCGCCCTCGACATTGTTGTCGCCGGCGCAGGGCGGGGCGATGGCGTATCTGCGCGCGGTGGCGGCGGCGTTTGTCGGGATCGCGGTGGACGCGGGGCTGGCGGTGCGCTTCCAGATCGGCGAGCCGTGGTGGTGGGTGATGGCCGATGGGCGGCTGTGCATCCACGACGCGGCGGCGCGGGTGGCGCTGGGCGATTCGGCGGAGCAGAATCTGCGCGGGGTGGTGGAGACCGGCGTGCTCGATGCGGCGGGGGCGCTGCTGGCGGCATCGACGCTGGCGTTGCGCGATGCGGTGCGAGGGGTGGCGCCGGGGGCGGAGGTGTTGCTGCTCGCCTATCTGCCGACCGTGCTCGACCGCGCGATGCCCGAGGCGCGGCGGGCGAACCTGCCGCTGGGCTGGGCGCGGCCTGCATTCGATGTGCTCCAGTTGGAGGATTATGACTGGGCGGCGGCGGGGGATGCGGCGGCGACGGCGCGGGGGATTGCGGCGGTCGAGGCGCGGCTGGGCTATCCGGCGGGGGCGCAGCATTATCTGGCGGGCTTTGTGCTGCGCCTCGAGGATCGCGGCCAGTGGCGCGCGATTGCCGGGGCCGCGGAGGCTGCGCGGCGGCGGGGGGTGGCGCAGACCTATGTCTGGGCACTGCCGCAGGTGCTGCGCGACGGGTTCGTCCATTTCGACCAGGAGGAGGATGGCATGGTGGCTTTCGACGAGGTGCGCTTCCCGATCGCGCTGGGGCGCGAGGCGGAGGTTTCGACCGAGGTCTCGACGGCGATCGTGACCAGCGCGGGCGGGCATGAGGCGCGCAATGCCGAATGGGCCGAGGCGCGGACGCGCTATGACGTGGGGCCGGGGGTGCGATCCGAGGCGGACATCGCCGCGCTGATCGCGTTCTTTCGCGCGCGGATCGGCCCGGCGCGGGGGTTCCGGCTGCGCGACCCGTTCGACTGGCAGGGGGTGGACGAGGTGCTGGGCACCGGCGACGGCGCGACTTCGGGGTTCGCGCTGGTCCGGCAGTATGGTGACAGCGTGCGGCGGATCACGCGGCCCGTGGTGGGGAGCGTGCAGATCACGGTCGGCGGCGTGGCCACCAGCGGGTTCACGGTCGGGCCCGGCGGGATGGTGACGCTCGACGTGCCCCCGGCGGCGGGCGCGGTCGTTACTGCGACCTTCGACTTCGACATGCCGGTGCGCTTTGCCGAGGACCGGCTGGACGTGAGCCGCGCGACTTTCCTTGCGGGCATGGCGGCGTCGGTGCCGCTGGTGGAGATCCGCGAATGA
- a CDS encoding GTA baseplate fiber-binding domain-containing protein codes for MASVVLTMAGGAIGGPFGAALGGVLGGVFDREVLFKAKGREGPRLNELRVQTSSYGTQIPRLFGAMRVAGTVIWATDLIEHRSREGGKGQPTTTTYSYTASFAVALSARPVLGVGRIWAEGSLLRGAAGDFKVTTGFRLHPGSEDQAPDPLIAAAEGIGRAPAHRGIAYAVFEDLPLADFGNRIPSLTFEVFADTGGCDPGIILAEIGEGALAAEGPMPALAGFSAYGASVRAVAETLSDALGGWFRADGNALTLCRGGGDAVAVEDAGAGRDSEGRSRGARSIAAADAAPRALSLAHYDPARDYQAGIQRAVRPGPGNSESRIELAAAIDASAAKTLAEAALAHAEQARERRTLALPWRALAIRPGARVTIADAPGQWRVARWTLERMVVSLECVGIAPELPDAAASAGRVLAAPDRTIGATEIAVFELPPIDAGAATVPRLAVAAAGSGAGWRGAALLLSVDGGASWSSAGATALPAVIGRIAVPPGAGCAALEDRMHALDVELANAAMVLGDADAGALCDGANLAMAGDELFQFARAEPLGGARWRLHGLWRGRRGTEAAIGTQAVGDRFVLLAADTLALLDLPSASIGRDAAILAKGVGDDSAGVSGGAPIRGIALVPPAPVHLMAERQPDGRTEVRWVRRSRTGWAWLDGVDAPLGEESERYLVAWTPVSGSTRSEEVFAPAATLSAADRAVASTLSIRQIGANGLSPPAVLTLPPLGDFA; via the coding sequence ATGGCGAGCGTGGTTCTGACCATGGCGGGCGGCGCGATCGGCGGGCCGTTCGGGGCGGCGCTGGGCGGCGTGCTGGGGGGCGTGTTCGACCGCGAGGTGCTGTTCAAGGCGAAGGGGCGCGAGGGGCCGCGGCTGAACGAGCTGCGCGTCCAGACCTCCTCCTATGGCACCCAGATTCCCCGGCTGTTCGGCGCGATGCGCGTCGCGGGGACGGTGATCTGGGCCACCGACCTGATCGAGCATCGCAGCCGCGAGGGCGGCAAGGGGCAGCCGACCACGACGACCTATAGCTATACGGCGAGCTTTGCCGTCGCGCTGTCGGCGCGCCCGGTGCTGGGGGTCGGTCGCATCTGGGCGGAGGGCAGTCTGTTGCGCGGGGCGGCGGGCGATTTCAAGGTGACGACGGGGTTCCGGCTCCATCCCGGGAGCGAGGATCAGGCGCCCGACCCGCTGATCGCCGCCGCCGAGGGCATCGGCCGCGCACCCGCGCACCGGGGCATCGCCTATGCAGTGTTCGAGGACCTGCCGCTCGCCGATTTCGGCAACCGCATCCCGTCGCTGACCTTCGAGGTCTTCGCCGATACGGGCGGGTGCGACCCGGGCATAATTCTGGCCGAGATCGGCGAGGGCGCATTGGCGGCGGAGGGCCCGATGCCGGCGCTGGCGGGGTTTTCGGCCTATGGCGCGAGCGTGCGTGCGGTGGCCGAGACCCTGAGCGACGCGCTGGGCGGGTGGTTCCGTGCGGACGGCAACGCGCTGACGCTGTGCCGTGGCGGCGGCGACGCGGTGGCGGTCGAGGATGCAGGCGCCGGGCGCGACAGCGAGGGACGGTCGCGCGGCGCGCGGAGCATCGCCGCCGCCGACGCCGCGCCGCGCGCGCTCAGCCTGGCGCATTACGACCCCGCGCGCGATTACCAGGCAGGCATCCAGCGCGCGGTGCGCCCGGGACCGGGCAACAGCGAGAGCCGAATCGAATTGGCCGCCGCGATCGATGCGAGTGCGGCGAAGACTCTGGCCGAGGCGGCGCTCGCGCATGCCGAGCAGGCGCGCGAGCGGCGGACGCTGGCGCTGCCGTGGCGCGCGCTGGCGATCCGTCCCGGCGCGCGCGTGACGATCGCCGACGCGCCGGGGCAGTGGCGCGTCGCGCGCTGGACGCTGGAGCGCATGGTGGTGTCGCTGGAATGCGTCGGCATCGCGCCCGAGCTGCCCGACGCGGCGGCAAGCGCAGGGCGGGTGCTGGCGGCGCCCGACCGGACGATCGGCGCGACCGAGATTGCGGTGTTCGAGCTGCCGCCGATCGATGCGGGCGCCGCGACCGTGCCGCGGCTGGCGGTCGCGGCGGCGGGGAGCGGCGCGGGGTGGCGCGGGGCGGCGCTGCTGCTCAGCGTCGATGGCGGCGCGAGCTGGTCCTCCGCGGGCGCCACCGCGCTGCCCGCAGTGATCGGGCGAATCGCGGTGCCGCCCGGGGCGGGCTGTGCCGCGCTGGAGGATCGGATGCATGCGCTGGACGTCGAGCTGGCGAACGCGGCGATGGTGCTGGGGGACGCCGATGCGGGGGCGCTGTGCGACGGGGCAAACCTGGCGATGGCGGGGGACGAGCTTTTCCAGTTTGCGCGCGCCGAGCCGCTGGGCGGGGCGCGATGGCGGCTGCACGGGCTGTGGCGCGGGCGGCGCGGGACCGAGGCGGCGATCGGCACACAGGCCGTGGGGGACCGATTCGTGCTGCTCGCCGCCGACACGCTCGCGCTGCTCGACTTGCCGAGTGCGAGCATCGGGCGCGATGCCGCGATCCTGGCGAAAGGAGTGGGCGACGACTCCGCAGGCGTTTCCGGCGGTGCACCGATTCGCGGAATCGCGCTGGTCCCGCCCGCGCCGGTGCATCTTATGGCTGAGCGCCAGCCCGATGGAAGGACGGAGGTTCGCTGGGTTCGCCGAAGCCGGACCGGATGGGCGTGGCTCGACGGGGTCGACGCGCCGCTGGGCGAGGAAAGCGAGCGCTACCTGGTCGCGTGGACACCCGTGTCCGGAAGCACACGCAGCGAGGAGGTCTTCGCACCTGCAGCAACGCTGAGCGCCGCCGATCGGGCGGTCGCGTCGACGCTCAGCATCCGTCAGATCGGCGCAAACGGGCTGTCGCCCCCCGCCGTCCTCACCCTGCCCCCTCTGGGAGATTTCGCATGA
- a CDS encoding head-tail connector protein, producing the protein MFTGMNRPGAIALGAEDRASAIAAVRRMLRSIDASEDELIGGLAETALGLAESFIGLALIARTMTETIAAGGAWQPLGAVPVRAITGVGAIGADGGTTPLASAGYAIDIDALGQGWVRLTGGAATIVVTFEAGLADGWDALPPGIAQGATMLAAHLFEARGGDAMPPAAVAALWRPWRRMRLRDARRCA; encoded by the coding sequence ATGTTCACGGGAATGAACCGCCCCGGCGCAATCGCGCTGGGGGCGGAGGACCGCGCCTCCGCGATTGCCGCGGTGCGACGGATGCTGCGCAGCATCGACGCGAGCGAAGATGAACTGATCGGCGGGCTGGCGGAGACCGCGCTGGGGCTGGCGGAGAGCTTCATCGGGCTGGCGCTGATCGCGCGGACGATGACCGAGACGATCGCGGCGGGGGGCGCGTGGCAGCCGCTGGGCGCAGTGCCGGTGCGGGCGATCACCGGCGTCGGCGCGATCGGCGCGGACGGTGGCACGACTCCGCTGGCGAGTGCGGGCTATGCGATCGACATCGATGCGCTGGGCCAGGGCTGGGTAAGGCTGACCGGCGGCGCGGCGACGATCGTGGTGACGTTCGAGGCGGGACTGGCCGATGGCTGGGACGCATTGCCGCCGGGGATCGCACAGGGCGCGACGATGCTGGCGGCGCATCTGTTCGAGGCGCGCGGGGGCGATGCGATGCCCCCCGCCGCGGTTGCCGCATTGTGGCGACCGTGGCGGCGGATGCGGCTGCGCGACGCGCGGCGCTGCGCATGA
- a CDS encoding DUF2793 domain-containing protein, which yields MTDMMTPRLSLPLLQPGQAQKEMSHNEALSLIDLSVQAAAEGVLSAPPTDPAEGQCWIVGAGPTGAWSGHAHAIAGWTPGGWRMVQPREGTRLWIDQTSGFALFRGGEWRFGEAHGKVFIGGLQVVGERMPDIAEPIGGLVVDGAARAAIIAVLEALRVHGLIGTAV from the coding sequence ATGACCGACATGATGACGCCGCGGCTATCGCTGCCCCTGCTCCAGCCCGGGCAGGCGCAGAAGGAAATGTCCCATAATGAGGCGCTTTCGCTGATCGACCTCAGCGTGCAGGCGGCGGCGGAGGGGGTTTTGTCAGCGCCGCCGACCGATCCCGCAGAGGGACAATGCTGGATAGTGGGTGCCGGCCCCACGGGGGCATGGTCCGGCCATGCCCATGCGATCGCCGGATGGACGCCGGGCGGGTGGAGAATGGTGCAACCGCGAGAAGGAACGCGGCTGTGGATCGACCAGACTAGCGGATTTGCCCTGTTCCGCGGCGGCGAATGGCGCTTTGGAGAGGCGCATGGAAAAGTTTTTATCGGCGGTTTACAGGTAGTTGGCGAAAGAATGCCCGACATAGCGGAACCCATTGGGGGGTTGGTGGTTGATGGCGCAGCGCGAGCAGCTATCATCGCGGTGCTGGAAGCATTGCGCGTCCACGGCCTGATTGGAACGGCGGTGTGA
- the ygfZ gene encoding CAF17-like 4Fe-4S cluster assembly/insertion protein YgfZ translates to MSETSPGTWLADRALLRIAGDDVRGFLQGLLTQDLARVAPGAPAWSGLLTPQGKALFDFLLWDEGDAILIDCEASARETLARRLAMYRLRRAITIDPVEGGVHWARAGDQGAPDPRLAALGRRWLGPAQSTPASDWRAHRLSLGVTEGMEELGQDKTLWLECNAEELHGVGFAKGCYVGQENTARMHYRAKVNRRLVVAPLGAPGERTRATYPELGLMVELRRVESLGDALVPDWLAAALTPADKV, encoded by the coding sequence ATGAGCGAAACCAGTCCCGGCACATGGCTTGCCGATCGCGCGCTGCTCCGGATCGCCGGCGACGACGTCCGCGGCTTTCTTCAGGGACTGCTGACGCAGGACCTCGCCCGCGTCGCGCCGGGGGCCCCCGCCTGGAGCGGTCTGCTTACCCCGCAGGGGAAGGCGCTGTTCGATTTCCTGCTGTGGGACGAGGGCGACGCGATCCTGATCGATTGCGAGGCGAGCGCGCGCGAGACGCTGGCGCGGCGGCTGGCGATGTACCGGCTGCGGCGCGCGATCACGATCGATCCCGTCGAGGGCGGGGTGCATTGGGCGCGCGCCGGGGACCAGGGCGCCCCCGATCCGCGCCTTGCCGCGCTCGGCCGGCGCTGGCTCGGCCCGGCGCAGAGCACTCCCGCGTCCGATTGGCGCGCGCACCGGCTGTCGCTCGGCGTCACCGAGGGCATGGAGGAACTTGGGCAGGACAAGACGCTCTGGCTCGAATGCAATGCCGAGGAACTGCACGGCGTCGGCTTCGCGAAGGGCTGCTATGTCGGGCAGGAGAACACCGCACGGATGCACTATCGCGCCAAGGTCAACCGGCGGCTGGTCGTGGCACCGCTCGGTGCGCCGGGCGAGCGCACCCGCGCAACCTATCCCGAGCTCGGCCTGATGGTCGAACTGCGGCGAGTCGAGTCGCTGGGCGACGCGCTGGTCCCCGACTGGCTGGCAGCCGCGCTGACGCCCGCCGACAAAGTATAA
- the gp17 gene encoding tail completion protein gp17 → MSVQGILQEALRAALAGHAPLAGAVTAIFDAPPVRAARPYALIDEAVLVDWGTKDMAGREGRIAVRIFDSGERPVRLRGLAGAAEDAVAAMPVVLGEGWRIASLVLLRSRIVREGEARWVATSEWRVRLLRSG, encoded by the coding sequence ATGAGCGTGCAGGGGATTTTGCAGGAGGCATTGCGCGCGGCGCTCGCGGGGCATGCGCCGCTGGCGGGCGCGGTGACGGCGATATTCGACGCGCCGCCGGTGCGCGCCGCGCGCCCCTATGCGCTGATCGACGAAGCGGTGCTGGTCGATTGGGGGACCAAGGACATGGCCGGCCGCGAGGGGCGGATCGCGGTGCGGATCTTCGACAGTGGCGAGCGGCCGGTGCGGTTGCGGGGGCTGGCGGGGGCGGCGGAGGACGCCGTCGCGGCGATGCCGGTGGTGCTGGGCGAGGGCTGGCGGATCGCGAGCCTGGTGCTGCTGCGCAGCCGGATCGTGCGCGAGGGCGAGGCGCGATGGGTCGCGACGAGCGAGTGGCGGGTGCGGTTGTTGCGCAGCGGGTGA
- a CDS encoding OmpA family protein encodes MRKLAVILALATTALSTPALARDDAWYVGIEGGAMLVEDIDFNLAYRPDAAKADHKYGFDVAGTVGYDLGPVRLEAEVSYRKASVDGYSSTLTTPVAGASGAYTNRAPGSFDYAGGSSSALSFMVNSLFDFGDDDGVQGFVGPGLGVARVKEKIGLNTRGNFLDDSDTVVAWQVLAGVRAPLNDSIDVSLKYRFFNAPGVELTDIAGRNTYFRYRSHSIMGGLVFNFGAPAPEPAPAPAPEPAPAPVWTPTPEPTPVAPVVQCTPGPYIVFFDWDKSDITPEAASILDNAISNYQNCGNSKVMLAGHADRSGSASYNVGLSQRRADAAKAYLTSRGISDGVISTEAFGESRPRVETADGVRELQNRRVEIQYGPGAGM; translated from the coding sequence ATGCGGAAGCTGGCCGTTATTCTGGCACTCGCGACCACCGCACTGAGCACGCCCGCCCTCGCACGCGACGACGCGTGGTATGTGGGCATCGAGGGCGGCGCCATGCTGGTCGAAGATATCGATTTCAACCTGGCATATCGCCCCGACGCCGCCAAGGCAGACCACAAGTACGGCTTCGACGTCGCCGGCACCGTGGGCTATGACCTGGGTCCGGTTCGCCTGGAGGCTGAAGTCAGCTACCGCAAGGCAAGCGTCGATGGATATTCGTCCACGCTGACCACGCCGGTCGCCGGCGCAAGCGGCGCGTACACCAACCGTGCGCCCGGTTCGTTCGACTATGCCGGTGGCAGCTCGTCGGCGCTCAGCTTCATGGTCAACAGCCTGTTCGACTTCGGCGATGACGATGGCGTCCAGGGTTTTGTCGGCCCCGGCCTCGGCGTTGCACGCGTCAAGGAAAAGATCGGCCTGAACACGCGCGGCAACTTCCTCGACGATTCGGACACGGTCGTCGCATGGCAGGTTCTCGCGGGCGTCCGCGCACCCCTGAACGACTCGATCGACGTTTCGCTGAAGTATCGCTTCTTCAACGCACCGGGCGTCGAGCTGACCGACATTGCGGGTCGCAACACGTACTTCCGCTATCGCTCGCACTCGATCATGGGCGGCCTGGTGTTCAACTTCGGCGCACCGGCTCCTGAACCGGCTCCGGCTCCGGCGCCTGAGCCCGCACCGGCACCGGTGTGGACCCCGACCCCCGAGCCGACCCCGGTCGCTCCGGTCGTCCAGTGCACTCCCGGACCGTATATCGTGTTCTTCGACTGGGATAAGTCGGACATCACGCCGGAAGCCGCGAGCATTCTCGACAATGCCATCAGCAACTATCAGAACTGCGGCAACTCGAAGGTCATGCTGGCCGGCCATGCCGACCGTTCGGGTTCGGCAAGCTACAATGTCGGTCTCTCGCAGCGTCGTGCAGACGCGGCGAAGGCATATCTCACCAGCCGCGGCATCTCCGACGGCGTGATCTCGACCGAAGCGTTCGGCGAAAGCCGCCCGCGCGTCGAGACCGCCGATGGCGTCCGCGAGCTCCAGAACCGTCGGGTGGAAATCCAGTACGGTCCGGGCGCTGGCATGTAA
- a CDS encoding phage major tail protein, TP901-1 family gives MAAEKGSAFLLKVGNGAVPVVYATVAGLRTTQLSVNGETVVITSKDSGGWRELLSGAGVRSVSVSGAGVFTGSAAEARVKANALAGVLDDYRLSFESGESMTGRFLVTRLDYAGDFNGERSYTLSLESSGPVVSA, from the coding sequence ATGGCGGCGGAGAAGGGTAGTGCGTTCCTGCTCAAGGTGGGGAATGGGGCGGTGCCGGTGGTCTATGCGACCGTGGCGGGGCTGCGCACGACGCAGTTGAGCGTCAATGGCGAGACCGTGGTCATCACGTCGAAGGATTCGGGCGGGTGGCGCGAATTGCTGTCGGGGGCGGGGGTGCGATCGGTGAGCGTGTCGGGCGCGGGGGTGTTTACCGGCTCCGCCGCCGAGGCGCGGGTGAAGGCCAATGCGCTGGCGGGCGTGCTCGACGATTACCGGCTGAGCTTCGAGAGCGGCGAGAGCATGACCGGGCGCTTCCTGGTCACGCGGCTGGACTATGCCGGGGATTTCAACGGCGAGCGCAGCTATACGCTGAGCCTGGAAAGCTCCGGGCCGGTGGTGAGCGCGTGA
- a CDS encoding DUF2163 domain-containing protein: MTALEGELTTIALCWRVERRDGVAIGLTAHDRDLTIDGMTYRAAPGMTPSAIARSAALDADSMDVTGALTSAAISEADLLAGRWDGARVRVFATDWTAPDAGIALGEGTIGAVETQNGVLTAELRGVAAALERPVVEETSPECRAELGDARCRVAMAGRRRFARVIGSDGAVLTLDASEPSADCYGGGRLRWFGGANSGLEDAIAHSAGAVVVLRRAPRFAAIGALVELSEGCAKSIAMCAERFGNAANFRGEPYLPGIDLLTRYPGG; this comes from the coding sequence ATGACCGCGCTGGAGGGGGAACTCACCACGATCGCGCTGTGCTGGCGAGTCGAGCGGCGCGATGGGGTGGCGATCGGGCTGACCGCGCATGACCGCGACCTGACCATCGACGGCATGACCTATCGCGCGGCGCCGGGGATGACGCCGAGCGCGATCGCGCGCAGCGCCGCGCTCGATGCCGACAGCATGGACGTGACTGGCGCGCTCACCAGCGCCGCGATCAGCGAGGCGGACTTGCTCGCCGGGCGCTGGGACGGGGCGCGGGTGCGCGTGTTCGCGACCGACTGGACCGCGCCCGACGCGGGCATTGCGCTGGGCGAAGGGACGATCGGGGCAGTGGAAACCCAGAACGGCGTGCTCACCGCCGAGCTGCGCGGTGTCGCGGCGGCGCTCGAGCGGCCCGTGGTCGAGGAGACCTCGCCCGAATGCCGCGCCGAACTGGGCGATGCCCGGTGCCGGGTGGCGATGGCGGGGCGGCGGCGGTTTGCGCGGGTGATCGGCAGCGACGGCGCGGTGCTGACGCTCGACGCGAGCGAGCCGAGCGCGGATTGCTACGGCGGCGGGCGGTTGCGGTGGTTCGGGGGCGCCAATTCGGGGCTGGAGGATGCCATCGCGCATTCGGCGGGCGCCGTGGTGGTGCTGCGCCGCGCGCCGCGTTTTGCCGCCATCGGCGCGCTGGTCGAGCTGAGCGAGGGGTGCGCCAAGAGCATCGCGATGTGCGCCGAGCGATTCGGCAACGCCGCCAATTTCCGGGGCGAGCCCTATTTGCCGGGGATCGACCTGCTCACGCGCTACCCCGGCGGATGA